In Microcoleus sp. FACHB-831, one genomic interval encodes:
- a CDS encoding GUN4 domain-containing protein → MGELRSPRDDDAVLGGQNPPPVAGAVLGGLQGAKIRLARAGVEQRIAALKDAIKYGQDGLEVVIQALKDESGQVQRAAFLLLQQQKPQPRITEILQEYPPLISAAGVDYTRLQKLLAAANWEEADAETGAIMLSVCDRQTEGWLRISDIENFPCQDLTTIDNLWGKYSQGQFGFSAQKHIWHSLGGKPGIFDWEAWGLFGERVGWRKDGYWIYHNHLNFTLNAPSGHLPGWILGKQGMVDGDFLLFGGAVAIFFKGWGSLLSRRDW, encoded by the coding sequence ATGGGAGAACTTAGAAGCCCTAGAGATGACGATGCTGTACTTGGCGGTCAAAATCCGCCCCCTGTAGCTGGCGCAGTATTGGGGGGACTCCAAGGAGCCAAAATTAGATTAGCCCGTGCAGGTGTAGAGCAAAGGATTGCTGCCCTAAAAGATGCCATAAAATATGGTCAAGACGGCTTGGAAGTAGTGATTCAAGCCTTGAAGGATGAATCGGGGCAAGTACAGAGAGCCGCTTTTTTGCTACTCCAACAGCAGAAACCACAACCGAGAATAACAGAAATTTTACAGGAATATCCCCCTTTGATATCTGCCGCAGGTGTAGACTACACGCGACTGCAAAAGCTACTAGCAGCAGCTAACTGGGAAGAAGCCGACGCAGAAACTGGAGCTATTATGCTATCGGTGTGCGATCGCCAAACAGAAGGCTGGCTGAGAATATCCGACATTGAAAATTTTCCCTGCCAAGACTTAACCACCATCGACAACCTCTGGGGAAAATACAGCCAAGGGCAATTTGGCTTTAGCGCCCAAAAGCACATATGGCACAGCCTTGGAGGAAAACCGGGCATCTTTGATTGGGAAGCCTGGGGACTATTTGGCGAACGAGTCGGATGGAGGAAAGACGGCTACTGGATTTACCACAACCACCTTAACTTCACTTTAAATGCTCCTAGCGGGCACCTACCTGGATGGATTTTGGGCAAGCAGGGAATGGTCGATGGCGATTTTTTGTTATTTGGCGGTGCAGTAGCAATCTTTTTTAAAGGGTGGGGTTCTCTGCTATCACGTCGAGACTGGTAA
- a CDS encoding WD40 repeat domain-containing protein produces MANANQPKEYDAVKGGEAPAPSGGMVLGGIEGVKKRWASGVAEQQVAAIKDAVKYGNAGLELVIKALNQPLDEVQKAAYLVLRSRKEAEVRKALTSFNQYQFFDCIRTIIGGTNIALSGDGKAIAYLRGKAIKVCNLKNELLYSIPKYPRAKESFAISSDGETLVKAINTSSYLLEIWQEGEKQHALYGHELEISAIAMLPDGESGTETPPLVATGSHDTTIKIWNLDTGKLVFNISRSLIWGTHTSGISCLAFTPDGKTLVSGSADSTIKLWNLRTRDKPRTLKGHTGSILAIAIGPDGQTMVSSSNGWPKPKIKLWHLGTGELIPTFEEQSPLIGCFAFSPDGRILAGGSYNTIVLWKVKTGEVLHILEGHESSVTCLAFSRNGHTLISGSEDKTIKVWGVQ; encoded by the coding sequence ATGGCAAATGCTAATCAACCGAAAGAATATGATGCCGTCAAAGGTGGGGAAGCCCCAGCACCATCCGGCGGTATGGTTTTGGGAGGAATTGAAGGTGTCAAGAAACGCTGGGCGAGTGGAGTTGCCGAACAACAAGTTGCAGCCATTAAAGATGCTGTAAAGTACGGCAATGCAGGCTTAGAATTAGTAATAAAAGCTTTAAATCAGCCCTTAGATGAAGTACAAAAAGCTGCTTATTTGGTATTGCGATCGAGGAAAGAAGCCGAAGTTCGTAAAGCATTAACATCATTTAATCAGTATCAATTTTTTGATTGCATCCGCACGATTATAGGGGGTACAAATATTGCCCTTAGTGGGGATGGAAAGGCGATCGCGTATCTTCGCGGTAAGGCAATTAAAGTTTGTAACCTGAAAAATGAATTACTCTATAGTATTCCTAAATATCCCAGAGCTAAAGAATCTTTCGCTATCAGTTCCGATGGAGAAACGCTGGTTAAAGCTATCAATACTTCTAGCTACTTACTCGAAATTTGGCAGGAGGGGGAAAAGCAGCACGCCCTCTACGGACATGAATTAGAAATTAGCGCGATCGCTATGCTTCCTGATGGTGAATCGGGCACGGAAACACCTCCCCTAGTTGCTACTGGCAGCCACGATACAACTATCAAAATTTGGAATTTAGATACTGGTAAGCTCGTATTTAATATTAGTCGTTCGCTAATTTGGGGTACGCATACATCTGGAATTTCTTGTCTTGCTTTCACCCCTGACGGAAAAACTTTAGTTAGCGGTAGCGCCGATTCAACAATTAAATTGTGGAACCTACGAACTAGAGATAAACCACGCACTCTTAAAGGCCATACAGGTAGCATTTTAGCAATTGCGATCGGCCCCGATGGACAAACTATGGTAAGTTCCAGTAACGGTTGGCCTAAGCCTAAAATTAAACTGTGGCATCTCGGTACTGGGGAATTAATACCCACTTTTGAAGAACAGTCGCCCTTGATTGGTTGCTTCGCTTTCAGCCCCGATGGACGTATTTTAGCTGGAGGTAGTTACAATACAATCGTACTTTGGAAGGTAAAGACGGGCGAGGTACTTCACATTCTTGAAGGACATGAAAGCTCAGTTACTTGTCTTGCTTTCAGTCGCAATGGTCATACTCTCATTAGTGGTAGCGAAGATAAAACAATCAAGGTGTGGGGAGTGCAATAA
- a CDS encoding WD40 repeat domain-containing protein gives MAHNINQPRSYDVVLGGQIPAPVNGAVLGGVLGVKQRFKSAIEHQRINAVKQALNYGQEGLDLVIEALTDSSLQVQRTAYAILQNCEENKAKIALQEYNPYQLFQCLYRHSTGQGTDYSIAISPDGNTLVSGGSDRTIKVRSLQTGKIVRNFTGHSHSVYAIAISRNGETLVSASKDNTIKVWDLHGSLQETRIIGSGLLCSLIGHDGEVNCIAIAPNGNTIVSGSEDSTIKLWSLRTRKAIRTLSGHSAGIKSIAISPNGNILASGSADGTIKLWDLTTGELLQTVDGHSQWVKCLAINADGKILISCGGDKLIKLWDLPTGELRRTLTGHWGEVNCVRVNPDGQTLVSCGWDERILLWHLGTGALLHTLEEHQGGVVSLAVSPDGMTLVSSSHDKTMRVWGVR, from the coding sequence ATGGCACACAATATCAATCAGCCAAGATCTTATGATGTTGTCTTAGGCGGTCAAATCCCAGCGCCAGTTAATGGTGCCGTTTTGGGGGGGGTGCTAGGAGTCAAGCAACGTTTTAAAAGTGCAATTGAGCATCAACGCATCAATGCTGTAAAGCAGGCACTAAATTATGGACAAGAAGGCTTAGACTTAGTAATTGAGGCATTAACAGACTCTTCTTTGCAGGTGCAGCGAACTGCATATGCGATACTCCAAAACTGTGAAGAAAATAAAGCCAAAATTGCTTTACAGGAATACAATCCTTATCAACTATTCCAGTGTCTCTACAGACATTCGACAGGACAGGGGACTGATTATTCAATAGCAATTAGTCCCGATGGAAATACCCTTGTTAGTGGCGGTAGCGACCGAACAATCAAAGTGCGATCGCTGCAAACTGGCAAAATAGTTCGCAATTTCACCGGACATTCCCATTCAGTTTATGCTATTGCCATTAGTCGGAATGGGGAAACTCTTGTCAGCGCTAGTAAAGACAATACAATTAAAGTATGGGATTTACACGGCAGCCTACAAGAGACTCGCATCATAGGTTCTGGTTTGCTGTGTTCGCTGATAGGGCATGACGGCGAGGTAAACTGCATAGCGATCGCCCCAAATGGTAATACTATTGTCAGTGGTAGCGAAGACTCTACTATCAAATTGTGGAGTTTACGCACAAGAAAAGCAATTCGCACTCTGAGTGGACATTCCGCTGGAATTAAGTCCATTGCTATCAGTCCCAACGGCAATATTTTAGCCAGTGGTAGTGCTGACGGAACGATAAAACTGTGGGATTTAACCACTGGAGAACTGTTGCAAACCGTTGATGGACATTCCCAATGGGTAAAATGCCTTGCCATTAATGCTGATGGAAAAATCCTTATTAGTTGCGGTGGGGATAAATTAATTAAGCTGTGGGATTTACCAACAGGAGAATTACGGCGCACCCTTACAGGACATTGGGGCGAAGTTAACTGTGTTAGAGTTAACCCGGATGGACAGACTCTCGTCAGTTGCGGTTGGGATGAGAGGATTCTACTGTGGCATTTGGGTACTGGGGCGTTGCTGCACACCCTTGAAGAACATCAGGGCGGAGTTGTTTCTCTTGCTGTCAGTCCAGATGGTATGACCCTTGTCAGTAGCAGCCACGATAAGACGATGAGAGTGTGGGGCGTGCGGTAA
- a CDS encoding response regulator, translated as MGGCVANNKIIVIDDSRAMRRAIRDMLHMSNFEILEAPDGMVGRNLLDRERHNLHLIILDYLLPLVSGWELYQYIQADPLLQKIPLVLMSGYIKGVIEEIPQPWENFEFIEKYFDKTALIAAINSAIAKSRARELSISQFPPMNNNPNQPREFDAVLGGQNSLRNDAAVLGGLEGVKKRLNNPATKERIAALPIALNYGEEGLKLIIKALNDKSWQVEQAAYLLLRDRAEPNVLQAVREYIQSPSRQLNSQIFAKVQRVLSASLKIEANRINVNTDIIKNLHANDLDIVAVVLALESEFHIEIDDSDIEQITTVQKIVDCVIQKLHK; from the coding sequence GTGGGGGGATGCGTGGCTAATAACAAAATTATAGTAATCGATGACAGCAGGGCGATGCGGAGGGCTATCCGAGATATGTTACATATGAGTAACTTTGAAATTCTGGAAGCCCCAGACGGCATGGTAGGGCGCAATTTACTCGATCGCGAACGCCACAATTTGCACTTGATAATTCTCGATTATTTATTGCCTCTCGTTAGCGGTTGGGAACTATATCAGTATATCCAAGCAGATCCTCTACTCCAGAAAATTCCCTTAGTGTTAATGTCAGGATATATAAAGGGGGTGATAGAAGAAATTCCGCAACCTTGGGAGAATTTTGAATTTATTGAAAAGTACTTCGATAAGACGGCACTAATTGCAGCGATAAATTCCGCGATCGCCAAATCTAGGGCGCGGGAACTATCAATTTCTCAATTTCCCCCCATGAACAATAACCCCAATCAACCTAGAGAATTTGATGCTGTTCTAGGCGGTCAAAACTCATTACGCAACGATGCTGCTGTTTTGGGAGGGCTAGAAGGTGTTAAAAAGCGGTTGAACAATCCAGCAACCAAGGAAAGGATTGCTGCCTTACCTATCGCTTTAAATTACGGTGAAGAAGGCTTAAAGTTGATAATTAAAGCCTTAAATGATAAATCTTGGCAAGTAGAACAGGCAGCGTATTTACTACTTCGAGATAGGGCAGAACCAAACGTACTGCAAGCGGTAAGAGAATATATTCAGTCTCCATCCAGACAGTTAAATAGCCAAATATTTGCTAAAGTACAGCGCGTTCTTAGCGCTAGTCTCAAAATTGAAGCAAACCGCATCAATGTAAATACCGATATTATTAAAAATTTACACGCGAATGATTTAGATATAGTTGCGGTGGTATTAGCATTGGAGTCAGAGTTCCATATTGAAATTGACGATTCAGATATCGAGCAAATTACAACCGTTCAAAAAATTGTTGATTGCGTTATCCAAAAGTTGCATAAGTAA
- a CDS encoding response regulator, whose amino-acid sequence MASNKVLVIDDAKSVRMAIPRMLALLNCEILEAKNGVEGLDLIRHQHPNLILLDFLLPKLSGWEVYQHLQADPKLQKIPLVVMAGNREDVTEKIPQPFDYFEFLEKPFQPQQLINAIQSAINKSTLSRMSAKQAIATNPNQPRSYDAVMGGNTPSPFASAVLGGLEGVKRRLASPVFEQRNAALTDALNYGQPGLDLILETFNNSNDRLKLKAYWLLEKRTEPEILNAIDSFNPYKYFQCIDTLPGEGGGVWSVAISPNSQILATDSFDKTIKLWNLPPGDRDEVATLQRSLDGHNGWVSSVAFSSNGEILASGSSDGTINIWNLQNGEQIRTLKGHIAWVSSIAFSPDGTTLISGSKDATIKLWNPYTGELRKTLKEHSSWVNSVAISPDGTTLVSGSNDETIRIWNLDTKTGTAIASDAFTLQSKSGWVNSVAISPDGQILASGSNYSAIHLWNLDTKQGTEAPSLQRTLKRHSTSVRCLVFSPNSQILASGSNDGIINIWDLQSKSGEEAIASLEHNLTGNLKYVRSLAFSPNGDILASGGNDGTIKVWGVR is encoded by the coding sequence ATGGCTAGTAACAAAGTTCTCGTTATCGATGACGCCAAAAGCGTTCGGATGGCAATCCCAAGGATGTTAGCTCTACTTAACTGTGAAATCCTTGAAGCCAAAAACGGCGTTGAAGGACTCGATTTAATTCGCCATCAACACCCAAACTTGATATTACTGGATTTTTTGTTGCCTAAACTCAGCGGTTGGGAAGTATATCAACATCTTCAGGCAGATCCCAAACTCCAAAAAATACCGTTGGTAGTGATGGCAGGCAATCGGGAAGATGTGACAGAAAAAATTCCCCAACCATTCGATTATTTTGAATTTCTAGAAAAGCCCTTTCAGCCACAGCAGTTGATTAATGCAATCCAATCAGCTATTAATAAATCCACTCTGTCTCGGATGTCAGCCAAGCAAGCGATCGCCACCAATCCCAACCAACCGAGGTCATACGATGCCGTCATGGGCGGTAATACCCCAAGCCCCTTCGCCAGCGCAGTTTTGGGAGGCTTGGAAGGCGTCAAAAGACGGTTGGCAAGTCCTGTTTTTGAACAAAGAAATGCTGCGTTAACAGACGCTTTAAATTATGGCCAACCAGGTTTAGATTTAATACTTGAAACATTTAATAACTCTAACGATAGATTAAAGTTAAAAGCATATTGGTTACTTGAAAAAAGGACAGAACCAGAGATATTAAACGCCATAGATTCATTCAATCCTTATAAATATTTCCAGTGCATAGACACCCTACCTGGCGAGGGGGGCGGAGTGTGGTCGGTTGCCATTAGCCCCAACAGTCAGATTTTAGCTACTGACAGTTTTGATAAAACTATCAAGCTGTGGAATTTGCCACCTGGCGATCGCGATGAAGTCGCCACTCTACAACGCTCCTTGGATGGGCACAATGGCTGGGTTTCTTCTGTTGCCTTTAGTTCCAATGGTGAAATTTTAGCTAGTGGCAGTTCTGACGGAACGATTAATATTTGGAATTTGCAAAATGGCGAACAGATACGCACTCTTAAAGGGCATATTGCCTGGGTTTCTTCTATCGCCTTTAGCCCCGACGGTACAACTCTCATCAGCGGTAGTAAGGACGCTACTATTAAACTTTGGAATCCCTACACAGGCGAACTGAGAAAAACCCTCAAGGAACATTCAAGCTGGGTTAATTCTGTAGCTATAAGCCCCGATGGTACAACTTTAGTCAGTGGTAGTAATGACGAAACCATTCGTATCTGGAATCTGGACACAAAAACAGGCACAGCGATCGCATCCGATGCATTTACCCTCCAGAGTAAGTCAGGCTGGGTTAATTCCGTCGCCATCAGCCCCGATGGGCAAATTTTAGCTAGTGGTAGTAATTACAGCGCTATTCATCTATGGAATCTTGACACAAAACAAGGCACAGAAGCGCCCTCTTTACAGCGCACGCTTAAGAGGCATTCAACCAGTGTTAGATGTCTGGTTTTTAGCCCAAATAGTCAGATTTTAGCCAGTGGCAGTAATGACGGTATTATTAATATCTGGGATCTCCAATCCAAAAGCGGTGAGGAAGCGATCGCGTCTTTAGAGCACAACCTCACGGGGAATTTAAAATATGTTAGATCCCTCGCCTTTAGCCCCAATGGTGACATTTTAGCCAGTGGCGGTAATGACGGCACTATCAAAGTGTGGGGAGTGCGCTAG